A single genomic interval of Zingiber officinale cultivar Zhangliang chromosome 4A, Zo_v1.1, whole genome shotgun sequence harbors:
- the LOC121973609 gene encoding protein FAR1-RELATED SEQUENCE 1-like, with protein sequence MKFQSSSSSKPRVLTHDKQRDYISCSCKKFEFEGIPCRHMLAFFRINQVFHLPDTYILKRWTRDAKIGAIYALGEQNYTNDPDPERCLMSRHSRLSYKASILIDDASLTTEGTTFLDEQFDSIYNKIQEMNISRTCNDKSQKNKSMDEGLGIIDPSSVRTKGCGKRLKSSKEKSTSNSRLCHGCGHRGVSHDKRNCPNLQQGGSTEDTNHNIVDDTYEPDLTSIAGSNNMH encoded by the exons atgaaatttcaaagttcttcTTCATCGAAACCAAGAGTGCTCACGCATGACAAACAAAGAGACTACATATCGTGTAGTTGCaagaaatttgagtttgagggcattccatgcagacatatgctagctttttttcgtatcaaccaagtgtttcatttgcctgatacatatatactcaaacgatggacacgagatgcaaaaattggagcaatatatgctttgggGGAGCAAAATTACACTAATGATCCAGATCCAGAAAGGTGTTTGATGTCGAGACACTCGAGGTTATCTTATAAAGCTTcaatattaattgatgatgcatctttgactacTGAGGGGACAACCTTTTTGGATGAACAATTCGATTCTATCTAtaacaaaattcaagagatgaataTTAGTAGAACATGCAATGATAAAAGTCAAAAGAACAAATCTATGGATGAGGGTCTTGGCATTATTGATCCTTCTTCagtaagaacaaagggatgtgggaaaagattgaaatcatcaaaggagaaatcaacCTCAAATTCCAGGCTATGTCATGGATGCGGACATCGaggagtgtcacatgacaagcgcaATTGTCCAAATTTGCAACAAGGGGG ATCGACTGAAGATACTAATCATAATATTGTTGACGACACGTATGAACCAGATTTGACATCTATAGCAG GTTCTAACAACATGCACTAG
- the LOC121970858 gene encoding arginine decarboxylase-like — MPALACVDAAVSPPSYGIAWDGALPAPGIFPGGAPTTPVDDAADGRPVPWSPDLSAVLYRIDSWGVPYFCINAAGDIAVRPYGASTLPHQEIDLMKVVKKASDPKFDGGLGLRLPLLVRFPDVLRHRLESLHSAFEFAIQSNGYGSPYQGVYPVKCNQDRYIVEDIVEFGAPFGFGLEAGSKAELLLAMNCLSKGSPEAFLICNGYKDEEYIVLALIARSMDLNTVIVLEQEEELDAVVETSLRLGVRPVIGLRAKLRTKHSGHFGSTSGENGKFGLTTAQILSVAHKLQRLDMLDCLQLLHFHIGSQIPSTALLSDGVSEAAQIYCELSRLGASMRVIDIGGGLGIDYDGSHSSGTDMSVSYSLDEYADAVVRSVMLACDRKHIRHPIICSESGRALVSHHSVLIFEAISSSTSKAEALSSMAPNLAYFLDELADDVRSDYRNLMAAAFRCEYETCALYADRLKWRCVDQFKEGILGLEHLAAVDALCDLVSKEMGVADSVKTYHVNLSLFTSLPDFWAIGQLFPIIPIHHLDQRPEVKGILSDLTCDSDGKVDRFIGGQSSLPLHELGGITGEEGGYYLGMFLGGAYQEALGGLHNLFGGPSVVRVSHADGPHCFAVTLAVPGQSCADVLRALQHEPAMMFDALKHRAEECAAGSGDALSCALAHAFHSMPYLVSRTAARAAAPGSDGEATDAMTSDSEAGGGGRDGEEDEDWEFMRCLSM, encoded by the coding sequence ATGCCGGCCCTCGCTTGCGTAGATGCTGCTGTCTCGCCCCCTAGCTATGGCATAGCGTGGGACGGCGCCCTTCCCGCACCAGGGATATTCCCTGGAGGCGCTCCGACAACGCCAGTAGACGACGCCGCCGACGGCCGCCCCGTTCCGTGGTCCCCTGACCTCTCCGCCGTGCTATACCGGATCGATAGTTGGGGCGTGCCGTACTTCTGCATCAACGCCGCCGGCGACATCGCCGTCCGGCCTTACGGCGCTTCCACTCTCCCTCACCAGGAGATTGATCTGATGAAGGTGGTGAAGAAAGCCTCCGACCCCAAGTTCGACGGCGGTCTAGGCCTCCGCCTCCCGCTTCTCGTCCGCTTTCCTGACGTCCTCAGGCACCGGCTCGAGTCCCTCCACTCCGCCTTCGAGTTTGCCATCCAATCCAATGGCTACGGCTCTCCCTACCAGGGGGTCTACCCGGTGAAGTGCAACCAGGATCGCTACATCGTGGAGGACATCGTCGAATTTGGGGCGCCCTTTGGGTTCGGCCTTGAGGCCGGGTCAAAAGCGGAGCTTCTTCTCGCCATGAACTGTCTCTCCAAGGGAAGCCCTGAAGCTTTCCTCATCTGCAACGGGTATAAAGACGAGGAATACATAGTCCTTGCCCTAATTGCTCGTAGCATGGATCTCAACACAGTGATCGTCCTGGAACAAGAGGAGGAGCTCGACGCCGTGGTGGAGACTAGCCTGAGACTCGGTGTCCGGCCGGTGATTGGTCTTCGTGCGAAGCTCAGAACCAAACATTCCGGCCATTTCGGATCTACCTCTGGTGAAAATGGCAAGTTCGGTCTGACCACCGCCCAGATCCTCTCTGTTGCGCACAAGCTCCAGCGACTTGACATGCTCGATTGCCTTCAACTCTTGCATTTCCACATTGGCTCGCAGATTCCGTCGACGGCCCTCCTTTCTGACGGCGTCAGCGAGGCCGCCCAAATATATTGTGAACTCTCAAGGCTTGGGGCCTCGATGAGAGTGATTGACATCGGCGGTGGCCTGGGCATTGATTACGATGGCTCTCACTCAAGCGGAACGGATATGTCAGTGAGCTACAGCCTCGACGAGTACGCCGACGCTGTGGTTCGATCCGTGATGCTCGCCTGTGACCGGAAGCACATACGCCATCCCATCATCTGCAGCGAGAGCGGCCGGGCTCTCGTGTCACACCACTCGGTTCTTATCTTCGAAGCGATTTCATCCAGCACCAGCAAAGCTGAGGCATTGTCGTCCATGGCCCCAAATCTGGCCTACTTTCTCGATGAGCTTGCAGACGATGTTCGTTCAGACTACCGTAATTTGATGGCCGCTGCGTTCCGCTGTGAGTACGAGACCTGTGCTCTTTATGCCGACCGGTTGAAGTGGAGGTGCGTCGACCAATTCAAGGAGGGCATTCTCGGGCTGGAGCACCTTGCGGCTGTCGATGCCCTGTGCGACCTTGTGTCGAAGGAAATGGGGGTTGCTGATTCGGTGAAGACCTACCATGTTAACCTCTCTCTGTTCACCTCATTGCCCGATTTCTGGGCCATCGGGCAGCTTTTCCCCATCATCCCAATTCACCATCTCGATCAGCGACCTGAGGTCAAAGGTATTCTCTCGGATCTGACATGCGACAGCGACGGCAAGGTCGACAGGTTCATCGGCGGACAGTCGAGCCTCCCACTGCACGAGCTCGGAGGAATCACCGGCGAGGAAGGCGGATACTACCTGGGGATGTTTCTTGGCGGGGCTTACCAGGAGGCGCTGGGGGGGTTGCACAACCTATTCGGGGGGCCGAGCGTCGTGCGGGTGTCGCACGCCGACGGGCCGCACTGCTTCGCGGTGACGCTAGCTGTTCCCGGCCAGTCGTGCGCCGACGTCCTCCGGGCGCTGCAGCATGAGCCTGCGATGATGTTCGACGCCCTCAAGCACCGAGCCGAGGAATGCGCCGCCGGGTCCGGGGACGCTCTCTCCTGTGCCCTCGCCCACGCTTTCCACTCCATGCCGTACCTGGTCTCCCGCACCGCTGCACGTGCAGCAGCTCCCGGCAGCGACGGCGAGGCCACGGACGCCATGACCAGCGACTCGGAGGCCGGCGGCGGAGGCAGGGATGGGGAAGAAGACGAAGATTGGGAGTTCATGCGCTGCTTGAGCATGTGA
- the LOC121970859 gene encoding histone H3.3-like, which translates to MARTKQTARKSTGGKAPRKQLATKAARKSAPTTGGVKKPHRYRPGTVALREIRKYQKSTDLLIRKLPFQRLVREIAQDFKTDLRFQSHAVLALQEAAEAYLVGLFEDTNLCAIHAKRVTIMPKDIQLARRIRGERA; encoded by the exons ATGGCTCGTACCAAGCAAACAGCCCGCAAATCAACCGGCGGCAAAGCTCCCCGGAAGCAGCTCGCCACCAAG GCGGCCAGGAAATCGGCGCCGACCACAGGCGGCGTGAAGAAGCCCCACCGGTACCGTCCCGGCACAGTGGCGCTTCGCGAGATCCGCAAGTACCAGAAGAGCACGGACCTGCTTATCCGGAAGCTGCCGTTCCAGCGGCTGGTGCGGGAGATCGCGCAGGACTTCAAGACCGATCTCCGGTTCCAGAGTCACGCCGTGCTGGCGCTTCAGGAGGCCGCGGAGGCCTACCTAGTAGGACTCTTCGAAGACACCAATCTTTGTGCGATCCACGCCAAGAGAGTCACCATCATGCCCAAGGATATCCAGTTAGCTCGCCGGATCCGCGGCGAACGCGCCTGA